Below is a window of Aulosira sp. FACHB-615 DNA.
TTCTTCTGTTAAAGGAAGCCAATTTCGGATCAATTGAGGTGTCCATCCAGCCAAAAGGTGATCCATAACATCATAAATAGTGATGCGTGTTCCAGCGATCGTCAGACCACGTTCTGTACGGATAATAGCTGATTTCTCATTAAATACTGGAGTCATACCTAATAATCTCCCAGATTTTTCTATATCATTATTCTAGTTTCTGAATGAGAGCGATCTCATTACAGATACAGTTTCAGTAATTTATTTTTGTGCTACTGCCCTAGAAGTTTATCGTATTCTGAATGTGAGCCAATCCAAAACCAAACTATTTTGTTATCTTCTTGAACAGCTAATGCCCGATAGTGTAAGCCAATTCTTGCAGACCAAAAACTCCCTACTTTCTTGAAATGCAGTGATGGATACCAGGGATCTTGCTTGAGTAAAGCATAACACTGATCAGCGAGTTCCTGAATATTGCGTGGTAACTGTCGGTAGTGATACCAAAAGTCTGGAGTTGCTTTGTGTATCACAGATCCGTACAGTGTCCTTTCCGCAGATGTTCTAATGCTTTCTGAGCAAGATTATTGAGCTTTCCTGTTTGTACATCTTTCTCAAACTTTTGATCCCAAATAGCAGCATCAAATTCTGCAAACCAATTACGAAAAGCAGATAGTTCTTCTGGTGAAAATTGACTCACAGCACGTTCAATCACCAACTCATTAAAAGACCGAAAACTTCCTGCATCAAAATCATCTAATCCTTTTTGAATACCTTGTACAGCCTCTTGTGACTCCTGCACTTCCCACTCTAGGACACTGGCTAGTAACTCAGATACAACAATACTAATATCTTGACCTTGGCGAGCAGCTTTATCACGTAGTAATGCTTCTAATTCTGGGCTAAGGGTAACAACAATTGACATTAAGCTCATCCTTTAGCATTCAGCTTCTAAGCAATATTTTAGCGCGATCGCACAAAATCACAGCAGGCGATAAATAGTAATTTTTCCATTCAATAAAAGTAACTTGCTAATTTCTCTTTTGCCAAATTGTGGGATTTCTTCGCCCATGAAAAATTGCTATTACAATAATTCGACTAGAGACAATTCGATAGTAAATAGCATAAGGAAAACGCTGTAAAATAGCTCTTCTTATATCGTTATAGACAACAGCATAAGATTCTGGCATTTGGCAAATTCTATTTAGAAGATCGTCTACACATTCCAAAAACTCATCGCCAAGTCCAGCTTGCTGATTTTCATACCAACTATACGCCTCATCGAGTTCATCACGAACTTCTGGACGAAATACTAAAACGTAATCCATTATTGTCTTTTAATTGAAGCTTTAATTTCATCCCATGTCATAACATTATCTGGATTAGCTTCGTAATCGTTAATCCGGCGCTCAAGTTCTTGTTTTTGCGCTTCTGTAATATCAGGGGAACTCTGTTCTGCTGCAATGCTGTCCCAAATAGCTTGCACAAGACGAATGCGTTCTTCAATAGTGAGGGTCTTAATCTCATTTAAAGTGGCTGTAAAATCCATACTCACCAAACCAAATGGAAATTTTCACAGTAATAAGTCAAATTATAACTGTTCAATTTACCGCATAGCTGGTTGTAGAAAGCTGAATTGTGCTTACACCGTAACCATAATCTAACATAGCAGCACATCAACCTTGTATCATTACTCTATATTTTGGACGAGAGCGATCGCACGATACATTGCGTAGACTATCTTACTTACGTTATACAAGAATCAGTTACTCAGTAAACAACAAAAATCAATGACTATTTCAAAGATTTACGTACTTCCGCTTGCAAGTATGATAGTTCTGACTAGTAGTTTACTTGTAAAAATTTCTACCGCGCATTCTTCTGATTTTGATACAGCAAATTCTGTACTTAATAGCTCAAAAGCTGCTGATGAAATTGTTGATAGAGATGTTCTGGAAGAAGGACAAGTCTTTGTAGTTCAGACAAGAAGCAAAGGAGTTGAAATTATAGAAGCGGGTAGAGTGATGACTACGACAAGAAATTTTCTGGTCACAATAGAAGATGAGAACGGGAAAATTCTGCGAGTCTTTCATCGTTTAGGTAGAGGGTCAGACCTCATCGCCACTGCTAGGATGCAAAAAGAGGAAGCCATTCAATTATTAAAATCAGGCGGTGTGATTGTAGAAGAGCTTTAAATACAGATGCGATCGCACCAAATCACCACTGGCGATTCTCTGAAGAATATTGAGTTACACTAGCTCTAGAAGTGCTTGCAATTTTACAAGACATACTTTGTATGCCTGAAATTATCGAGATACCAGTTGAACTAACTCATTTCAAACTTCCCGAAGCTGTCCAAGAACGTCTTCAAGTTCTACTTGATCGCCAAGATACAGGTGAAATGCTTACCCATGCAGAACAAAGGGAAGCCGAAGGGTTAGTTGAGTTGGCAGAATTTTTATCTCTGCTACACTTGCGATCGCAACGTGTAATGCAGCAATGATTATTTAGCAAATTGCCTACTGTCAGCAATTGCTTACATATCAAAAATTCCGTATTAAAAATAATCAATGCACATTTAGCACCTACACTGACAAATTGTAATGATAGTTTTTGCAGTTCTGCTAAGTTGCTGGAGAGAAAAGTATTTTTAATTACTTGAATTGATGTTGTCAATTTAACTATAAACTGATTATTAATGCTTCAATATTTATTCTGCCAATTTGCCTGTTTATTGGGAGTAAACCCGGAAGCCAGGTAGGAGGATGGGAATAAGTACTAGTAAATGACCAACAATTTTGCTAATGAGAATTTGGACTGCAATAGTTGTACTAACTTCTTCTTGGCTAGTTTCCGGGTTGGTAGCTTCTCAGCCAATCAATGCTAAAGTAGCGATCGCCGCCGATAAAACAGCATCATCTCGGTCTATTTCTCAAGCAAGCAATACTAAAAAGCCGATTGCGATTGATAAAGCTGAGTTTGGGATAGCGAGAGTTGATGCTAGAGGTAAAGTTAACTTCATCCCCACATTCAGAGTACCACTACAAGAAGGTAGTAAATATGGGTGGCGGATTCAACTCAAAGACTACCAAGGCGAAGTTACATGGCGAGAAGTCTTACGCTTGCCAAAACCCCCAGAAACTTGGGCTACAGATGATGGTGAAAACTTTTCAGTCTCTGCTGACGGTACAGAGTCGGTAATGAGGCGCAAAACCATAGCGAATGATGGTGTGATTCAAAACTATTGGACGATCGCAGCAGGTGATCCTCCTGGTAAACATAAAATACAGGTATACATTGATGACCGTCTGATTGCAACTTTCGATTTTGAAGTTTTTCCTATGGACAGAAAAGAATCATCCGGTAGAAATCGCAGTTTGTAACAGTTTTCAACTATTCGTGAACAACAAGATCCCCGACTTCTTGAACAAGTCGGGGATATGATTCAGTACGAGATGTGAATAGAGACGTTGTGTTGCAACGTCTCTAATTTTTAGCCAATAGATTCTAGATTTAGCTTGACGACTTTTTTCTTCTCGTCTTCAGCTTTAGGCAATGTCAAATTCAAAATACCATCTTTATAATCAGCAGTCACATTGGTATTTTGAATGCGAGTTGGTAAAGGAATCAAGCGTTGGAATTTACCATAGTGAAATTCACTCTTGGTAATGCCTTTGCCTTCTGTTTTGGTTTCAGATTTACGTTCACCGCTAACATAGACAGCTTTTTCAGTCACTTGCACATCTAAGTCTTTGGCTTCAATTCCTGGCAATTCTAGTTTGAGATGAATTGCTTCTTCAGTTTCTTGTAATTCCGCAGCCGGAACTTTTGCCAAGGTTCTATCAAGTAAAGTAGATGGTAGCATTTCTTCTTCAAATAAACGGTTGATTTGTCTTTGGAGAGTGTTGATTTCTTGCCAAGGATTCCAACGTACGAGTGTCATATTCCCACCTCATTTAATTTCTCAGTTTGTGTAGTTGATTTAGGTTTAAATCATTTGCTTTGTTCTTATCGTATTCATAAGATCCAGGGGTGTAAATTCGGTTTTTAGCACCAATTTCATCATGATTACCGAATGTTGTTAGTAGTACGGTAAACCCCCATAATAGAGGTGTGGTAAACTGAATATAAATTTGAATTATTGATATATCTCTGACTTTTTGAAGAATTAGGGTATGTGATTCACATAATTTTGGCAAATTTAATCAGATGAGGATAAATGTTATCAAAATAGCAGAAATCTATAATTTATAAATTATATAGTTTTTATTCATTCTGTTTGATTGTCAAAATCATATTCCCATTATCATCTTGTAATAAATCAATAAATATGATAAATAGTTGGATTTATCTCATTACAGCAATATTATTTGAAGTCGCTGGGACAACTTCTATGAAATTGTCTGAGGGATTTACAAGAACTATTCCCTCAGTATTAATTTTTGTTTGTTATGGAATATGTTTTAGCTTTTTAACTTTAGCTCTCAAAAAAATTGAAGTCAGCGTTGCTTATTCTGTTTGGTCTGGTTTAGGAACAACTGTCATCGCTACGATTGGTGTAATTTGGTTTCGAGAATCGATGTCTCTGGTGAAATTTTTATCAATAGCTTTAATTATTATTGGTGTGATTGGTGTAAATTCTACTAAATAAAAAAGCCCTCATTCATTACAAGATGAATGAGGTGAGGATAGGAGTAATCAACAAGGACTTCCTGTTATATCTGTCCTTTTCGAGATAAAGAATTTTGAGGCTGATCGCTACCAGAAAAACAGTAGCAATCTCTCAAAAAAAGTAAGCAAAATAAGCAACCAACCTAAACCGTCCGTTGTTAATGCTTTAGCATGTAGTGTAGTAAAACTTGGCTCATCAAGCCCGCAAGTTATTTCCCATTCATAATTTAGCAGTGATGCTCAGGTATATGTAGCCAACTTGGCAGCAATCAGCAAAACTAGTTGTTTATTCAAAGTGTAAAGTTCCACGTTTTATTTGTTCGCTTTCAATGGCTTCAAATAAAGCGCGAAAATTACCTTCGCCAAAACCTTGTGCTTGAAAACGTCGTTCAATAAACTCAAAGAAAAATGTCGGTTGTCCAAAAATAGGTTGAGTAAAAATTTGCAGTAATAATGCGTTTTGGGTATTAGCTTGCCAATCTACTAAAATTTCTTGTTGAGCGATCGCTTCTAATTCTAAGGGTGATAAGGGAAATTCTGTCCGCTTTTTTAACTGGGAGTAGTAAGTCTGGGGAACCGACAATAAAGATAAACCACGGCTACGTAATTGGGCGATCGCACTAATTAAGTTTGATGTTCGCAACGCAATGTGTTGAATACCTGCACCGTGATTCACATCCAAAAATTCTTGAATTTGCGAATTAGGAGAAGTTGGTTCATTAATTGGTAATTGTACACTGCCATTCCGGGAAACTAGCACTTGGCTGTACAATCCAGAGCGATCGGTTTTAATTTTAAATGCTTGTTGTGGTTGCAAATCTAAAACGTTTTTGTACCAAGCCACAGCAGGCTCTAACTCACCAACTGGTACATTTAAAACTAAATGATCAATGGCGGTAAACATGGGGCGATCGCGTGCTTCCCAATTCACACCGGCTGATTTTTCCATCAAAGTATGAGTCATCCCACCCCAAGCCGCAATTTTACCGCACCTACAGCCGGCATATTCTTGGATGGGTTCTAAGATGGTCGCACCTTGGGCTGCTGCTTGCGCGATCGCAACTTCCACATCTGGTACAGTAAAAGCAATATCCGCCACCCCAGGAGGATGGAGGCGCAAAA
It encodes the following:
- the hppD gene encoding 4-hydroxyphenylpyruvate dioxygenase; the encoded protein is MEISHVHFYVEDAAAWRDWFVYYLGFAAVNSGISSAHTCTEMVQSGAICFLLSSPLLPTSPVAEFLRLHPPGVADIAFTVPDVEVAIAQAAAQGATILEPIQEYAGCRCGKIAAWGGMTHTLMEKSAGVNWEARDRPMFTAIDHLVLNVPVGELEPAVAWYKNVLDLQPQQAFKIKTDRSGLYSQVLVSRNGSVQLPINEPTSPNSQIQEFLDVNHGAGIQHIALRTSNLISAIAQLRSRGLSLLSVPQTYYSQLKKRTEFPLSPLELEAIAQQEILVDWQANTQNALLLQIFTQPIFGQPTFFFEFIERRFQAQGFGEGNFRALFEAIESEQIKRGTLHFE
- a CDS encoding addiction module protein, which codes for MDFTATLNEIKTLTIEERIRLVQAIWDSIAAEQSSPDITEAQKQELERRINDYEANPDNVMTWDEIKASIKRQ
- a CDS encoding type II toxin-antitoxin system RelE/ParE family toxin is translated as MDYVLVFRPEVRDELDEAYSWYENQQAGLGDEFLECVDDLLNRICQMPESYAVVYNDIRRAILQRFPYAIYYRIVSSRIIVIAIFHGRRNPTIWQKRN
- a CDS encoding multidrug efflux SMR transporter, producing MINSWIYLITAILFEVAGTTSMKLSEGFTRTIPSVLIFVCYGICFSFLTLALKKIEVSVAYSVWSGLGTTVIATIGVIWFRESMSLVKFLSIALIIIGVIGVNSTK
- a CDS encoding Hsp20/alpha crystallin family protein, which codes for MTLVRWNPWQEINTLQRQINRLFEEEMLPSTLLDRTLAKVPAAELQETEEAIHLKLELPGIEAKDLDVQVTEKAVYVSGERKSETKTEGKGITKSEFHYGKFQRLIPLPTRIQNTNVTADYKDGILNLTLPKAEDEKKKVVKLNLESIG